One window of the Arthrobacter sp. D5-1 genome contains the following:
- a CDS encoding MFS transporter has protein sequence MPAGLIALALGGFGIGLTEFVIMGLLPEVAADFQVSEAAAGWFISGYALSVTVGALLVTAAVTRLPRKPVLVGLLVLFIAGNFLSAIADSYTAMLVGRIVAALCHGAFFGIGSVVAASLVPAHKKAGAIAIMFTGLTAANVLGVPFGTLLGQNFGWRSTFWAITIIGVIALVGIALMVPKAGTEPTKGLRSELGAFRSGQVWLSIIVTILGFGGMFGAFTYIAFTLTEVSGFESSAVPWLLVLFGGGLFVGNFLGGKAADRALDKSLVVILAGLVAVLVFFALTASSSIATLVSLALMGGFGFATVPGLQMRVMHFASTAPTLASGANIGAFNLGNALGAWLGGVTITAGLGYTSPIWAGAGLTVAALLVMVFAAAAAKRGGAATIAATPDGEREPRGATVA, from the coding sequence ATGCCCGCAGGGTTAATTGCCCTTGCCCTCGGCGGATTCGGCATCGGACTGACAGAATTCGTGATCATGGGTCTCTTGCCCGAGGTTGCCGCCGACTTCCAGGTCAGCGAGGCTGCAGCCGGCTGGTTCATCTCCGGCTATGCCCTGAGCGTTACGGTTGGCGCACTTCTGGTCACGGCGGCCGTGACCCGGCTTCCGCGGAAGCCTGTTCTGGTGGGCTTGCTCGTCCTGTTCATTGCGGGCAACTTCCTGTCCGCCATCGCGGACAGCTACACGGCAATGCTCGTAGGCCGCATTGTCGCCGCACTGTGCCACGGTGCTTTCTTCGGCATCGGCTCGGTAGTGGCGGCCAGCCTGGTTCCGGCGCACAAGAAGGCCGGAGCCATTGCCATCATGTTCACGGGCCTCACCGCCGCGAACGTCCTGGGCGTGCCTTTCGGAACCCTTCTGGGCCAGAACTTCGGCTGGCGATCCACGTTCTGGGCGATCACCATCATTGGCGTGATCGCCTTGGTGGGCATCGCGCTCATGGTCCCCAAGGCCGGCACCGAACCGACCAAGGGCCTGCGCAGTGAGCTTGGAGCCTTCCGGTCCGGCCAGGTCTGGCTTTCCATCATTGTGACCATCCTCGGCTTCGGCGGGATGTTTGGCGCCTTTACCTACATCGCCTTCACGCTGACGGAGGTCTCCGGGTTCGAGTCCAGCGCCGTGCCGTGGCTCCTGGTGCTCTTCGGTGGTGGCCTCTTCGTTGGAAACTTCCTCGGTGGCAAGGCTGCCGACAGAGCATTGGACAAATCCCTCGTCGTCATCCTCGCCGGGCTCGTCGCAGTGTTGGTCTTCTTCGCCCTCACCGCGTCCAGCAGCATCGCAACGCTGGTTTCGCTGGCGCTCATGGGTGGTTTCGGCTTCGCGACGGTCCCCGGCCTCCAGATGCGCGTGATGCACTTTGCCTCAACGGCCCCAACGCTGGCGTCCGGCGCAAACATCGGTGCCTTCAACCTGGGTAACGCTCTCGGAGCCTGGCTGGGCGGCGTGACCATCACCGCTGGCCTCGGCTACACCTCGCCCATTTGGGCCGGTGCCGGCCTTACCGTCGCTGCGCTGCTGGTCATGGTCTTTGCTGCCGCTGCCGCAAAGCGCGGGGGAGCCGCAACAATTGCTGCCACGCCCGACGGCGAACGCGAGCCACGCGGGGCTACCGTCGCCTGA
- the gcvH gene encoding glycine cleavage system protein GcvH has translation MSNIPEDLSYTAEHEWVTAPDAEGVVRIGITDFAQDALGDVVYAQMPEPGTKVTGNEVVGEVESTKSVSDIYAPVSGEVINRNDALDTDPALINSDPYGEGWLIEVKLAEADAVDSLLSASEYEQQVG, from the coding sequence GTGAGCAATATTCCAGAAGATCTTTCCTATACCGCGGAGCACGAATGGGTTACCGCTCCCGATGCCGAAGGCGTTGTGCGGATTGGTATTACCGACTTTGCGCAGGATGCCCTGGGCGACGTCGTTTACGCCCAGATGCCTGAGCCCGGGACAAAAGTCACCGGCAATGAGGTGGTGGGGGAAGTTGAGTCCACCAAGAGCGTCAGCGACATCTATGCTCCCGTGAGCGGCGAGGTCATTAATCGCAATGACGCGTTGGACACCGATCCTGCGCTGATTAACTCGGATCCTTACGGTGAAGGGTGGCTCATTGAGGTCAAGCTCGCGGAAGCAGATGCAGTGGATTCCCTGCTCAGTGCATCAGAGTACGAACAACAGGTAGGCTAA
- a CDS encoding FHA domain-containing protein has protein sequence MVGGEQNQANVGNGAEEQPTSETTSISITPTWDEPSIAPKLAPEERASVEALPPNSALLIAHSGPNAGARFLLDADTTTAGRHPDADIFLDDVTVSRKHVQFLRTASGFELVDMGSLNGTYVNHDRVDRVHLKSGNEVQIGKFRLTYYLSPVRAAGQV, from the coding sequence ATGGTTGGCGGCGAACAGAATCAAGCCAATGTCGGGAACGGCGCGGAGGAACAGCCTACGTCGGAGACCACCTCCATCAGCATCACGCCAACGTGGGACGAGCCAAGCATCGCCCCCAAGCTGGCCCCTGAAGAGCGCGCATCCGTGGAAGCACTACCGCCCAACTCGGCCTTGCTTATTGCCCACAGCGGGCCAAACGCCGGAGCGCGGTTCCTTTTGGATGCGGACACCACCACTGCGGGCCGGCACCCGGACGCAGACATCTTCCTGGATGACGTCACGGTGTCCCGCAAGCACGTCCAGTTCCTTCGCACGGCATCGGGCTTCGAACTGGTGGACATGGGCAGCCTCAACGGAACATATGTCAACCACGACCGCGTTGACCGTGTGCACCTGAAGAGCGGCAACGAGGTGCAGATCGGCAAGTTCCGGTTGACCTACTACCTGAGCCCTGTCCGCGCAGCAGGCCAAGTCTGA